The Anolis carolinensis isolate JA03-04 chromosome 2, rAnoCar3.1.pri, whole genome shotgun sequence genome has a window encoding:
- the LOC134295944 gene encoding uncharacterized protein LOC134295944, giving the protein MGACIPKEISPAPLSVDSLLSAQNSLETDSREADEMLKACLDHALQEFPREPRGLRDNATLTIHVKGRKRMEFVSGRGENKIAVCWFKRKTHYNTEICNLEVYLDRLSFSPPSLTIESLEKVKQELIKWSDATKELRACLDVAITEVGKEPSSVKNDAELTIECNGFCLDFISGKGRSHIYILFSDKLPRYRVRVASVDVYLDRLKCRAMPLTTENLLKVWKEVENLKGCTADLRACLKRALQEFNALPPQHRGNATIFIDCDGKNFKMVSGHGESWISVFNILGDQHCRREVVLALGETGSSSRVTASSGGKRGKEGAAFRAKRSEGRRDAEEGPSTQARRTSNKSNELMDEKMSKRWPSNVVRIEEFAANRRKGEEETTSFGGRTFSSGKWADTKLSNSSRVLERDSFLRSTILSSNKRIKLSNDVEQERELSGPLSLSGETAKEEVLVHGKSEETEKDVGPSNRSSDREKANQKNEEEAGRDPPDVLEISSDSQQGDDGPER; this is encoded by the coding sequence ATGGGTGCCTGTATCCCTAAAGAGATATCTCCAGCACCCCTGAGTGTAGACAGTTTACTGTCGGCACAAAACAGCTTGGAGACTGACAGCCGGGAAGCCGATGAAATGCTGAAAGCTTGCTTAGACCATGCCCTCCAAGAGTTCCCTCGTGAACCACGTGGTCTCCGTGACAATGCCACCTTGACCATTCATGTGAAGGGCAGGAAAAGGATGGAGTTTGTCTCTGGTAGGGGAGAAAATAAGATAGCGGTCTGTTGGTTCAAGAGAAAAACTCACTATAACACTGAGATCTGTAATCTGGAGGTGTACTTGGATCGATTGTCATTCTCTCCACCTTCACTGACCATTGAGAGCTTGGAAAAGGTAAAACAGGAACTTATTAAATGGTCTGATGCAACGAAGGAACTCCGTGCTTGCCTGGATGTTGCCATAACAGAGGTTGGGAAGGAACCATCATCAGTGAAGAATGATGCTGAACTAACCATTGAATGCAATGGTTTCTGCTTGGATTTTATTTCTGGGAAGGGAAGGTCTCATATTTACATTCTGTTTTCTGATAAGCTGCCACGGTACAGAGTCCGAGTTGCCTCTGTGGATGTCTACCTAGACAGGTTGAAGTGCCGTGCAATGCCACTTACAACAGAGAACTTGCTGAAGGTGTGGAAAGAAGTAGAAAACCTGAAAGGATGTACAGCGGACCTCCGAGCCTGCCTCAAGCGAGCTTTGCAGGAGTTTAATGCCTTGCCACCACAACATCGGGGTAATGCCACCATCTTTATTGACTGCGATGGGAAAAACTTTAAGATGGTTTCTGGTCATGGAGAGAGCTGGATCTCTGTCTTCAACATTCTTGGAGATCAGCATTGCCGCAGAGAAGTTGTTCTGGCGTTGGGAGAGACAGGATCATCCAGCAGAGTAACAGCATCTTCCGGTGGGAAACGTGGGAAAGAAGGAGCAGCATTTCGTGCGAAAAGatcagaaggaagaagagatgcaGAGGAAGGTCCATCTACTCAGGCAAGGAGAACTTCCAACAAGTCAAATGAGCTGATGGATGAAAAAATGTCTAAGAGATGGCCCTCCAATGTGGTTAGGATAGAGGAATTTGCAGCAAATagaaggaaaggggaggaagaaacAACATCATTTGGAGGGAGAACATTTTCTAGCGGGAAATGGGCGGATACAAAACTCTCAAATAGTTCCAGGGTACTGGAAAGAGACTCTTTTCTTCGGTCAACTATATTGTCATCTAATAAGAGGATAAAATTGTCCAATGATGTTGAACAAGAAAGAGAACTTTCTGGGCCACTGAGTTTATCCGGTGAAACAGCAAAAGAAGAAGTATTGGTCCATGGAAAGAGTGAGGAAACAGAGAAAGATGTGGGGCCATCCAATAGATCAAGTGACAGAGAAAAAGCAAATCAAAAGAATGAAGAGGAGGCAGGACGAGACCCACCAGATGTATTAGAGATATCTTCAGATAGTCAACAGGGAGATGATGGTCCAGAAAGGTGA
- the pate4 gene encoding prostate and testis expressed protein 4, with protein MNKYLLLGFSVLLFCATAQSLVCRVCKYKLGTLCFKSDEPCRAKEGQLCETTEVYSDRALLYKTHGCGKYAELCNKTEERENAFKMAYKRTCCDADLCNV; from the exons ATGAACAAATACCTTCTCCTGGGCTTCTCTGTTCTACTCTTCTGTGCAACTG CTCAATCTCTTGTGTGCAGAGTTTGCAAATATAAACTTGGTACTCTCTGTTTCAAGTCGGATGAGCCCTGCAGGGCCAAAGAAGGCCAGCTTTGTGAGACAACTGAGGTGTACTCGG aTAGGGCATTGCTCTACAAAACACATGGCTGTGGCAAATACGCAGAGCTCTGCAACAAGACAGAGGAGCGGGAAAACGCCTTCAAGATGGCCTACAAGCGCACCTGCTGCGATGCTGACTTGTGCAATGTTTGA